One Phycisphaerae bacterium genomic window, GTACGGCTTCGTGCCGCGAACCTACTGCGCCGAACGGGTGGCGAAGCTCTCGGACGACGCCGAACGCGGCGACGGCGACCCGCTGGACATCTGCGTCGTGAGCGAACGCCCGGTCAGCCGGTCGGAGGTGATCCTGAACGCGAAGGTCATCGGCGTGATCCAGTGCATCGACGACGAGGACGCGGACGACAAGATCATCGGCGTCCTGGAGAACGATCCGTTCTGGTCGTACGCGGAGGACCTCTCGGACATTCCCGACGTCCTGGTCCAGCGGCTTCGCCACTACTTCAGCACGTACAAGAACCTGCCGCGCAAGCCGTCGCGGATGGACATCCGGCAGATCGCCGGACGCGATCGGGCAATGGCGGTCGTAAAGGCGGCGATGGACGACTACCAGGAATACTATCGCCTGATCGACGAGCGAACGGCGGCGACAACTGAGGCGAGGCCATAGAACCAAAGGAGGTTGTCACGATGCTCAGACGAACCGACGAATTGATCGGCTACGCCGTCCACGCAACCGACGGCGAGCTCGGCAACGCCATGGACTTCTACTTCGACACGCTGCGGTGGACGGTGCGCTACCTGCTGGTCGATTCGGCAACATGGCTGGGCGACCGCCAGGTCCTGATCGCTCCGCCGTCGCTGGGTCAGCCGGACGTACACACCGGGCGGATCCCGGTCAACCTGAGTCGCCAGCAGATCGCAAACAGCCCGCCGGTCACTGAGGATCAGCCGCTGACCCGCCAGCGGGAGCAGGAACTCGCCACGTACTATGGCTGGCCGCTGGACCGGCCGATCCCCGAATCGGACGCGCCGGGCCCAGC contains:
- a CDS encoding inorganic pyrophosphatase (catalyzes the hydrolysis of pyrophosphate to phosphate) — its product is MADLEIRNDGPLEDFHRAIDRLIDKVTGYMRVDRPQRTSSLPPSLYGFVPRTYCAERVAKLSDDAERGDGDPLDICVVSERPVSRSEVILNAKVIGVIQCIDDEDADDKIIGVLENDPFWSYAEDLSDIPDVLVQRLRHYFSTYKNLPRKPSRMDIRQIAGRDRAMAVVKAAMDDYQEYYRLIDERTAATTEARP